DNA sequence from the Candidatus Krumholzibacteriota bacterium genome:
ATATCAATATCAATATCATCAATCCTGAGGATTTCCATCTCGAGATCGCCATCGCCACCCTGGTAATGCAGGTTTTCAGTCAGCAGCCTGTATATATCGGCATCACCATCATCGAGTTCTATATCGAAATCTCCCTTGGTGTCACGTATACTCAGAGGGCCGTCTTCCCCGCGAATGATGCATTCGGGAATGGAACATCTGAATATCTCGATTCTGCCATCATCATAATCGATTTCAAGATTACCCTTGTGATCCCCGATATTGAGTTCGCCATCCTCGATACTGATGATAGTCTGATCGCATTCAATACCTCTCAGGACAGCGGCGCCGTCATCTAATGAGATCTCGATATTTGCGCGCCAGTCGTCAATATATATCTCGCCATCGTCTCCGTTTATCTCGAGAGTCAGGTAATCGGGCGCAAAGATAGTATAGCTGTACTCTTTTATATTGAAGATATGAAACCCGATGACCGGCGTGCTCGTCTCGACCTCGGTCACTTCGATAATGTCATTCTTTGTCCTGAAGTTGACCTTGAAATCCCTCTCGCCCGCGCCTATTGATTTATATTCCGCGAGGTATTCCACTTTTATATCTAGGACATCCTTGTCCCAGCGTTTAATGAAGACGTTTCCGTCACCGTTTTTAAGACGCAGGCCGTATCCCGGAGAGACATCATATGTCTTATGATAATCCCTTTCGATCTCGCGTCCCTGCGCGCCGCATGAAGCAAGCGCTGTGATGATCACGATCATCAATGATCCAAGAGTATTTCTCATCATAATAGACCTCCGTCTGAATGTATCGTCACCGGGGATCCGGTCCATCGGATCTGCCCTGATTCTATTACGCCATTCGTCCAGCTATTGTTTCATTCCGTGATCTTGCCGGTTATCATCGGAAGCGGTAGACCGATGTTTTCAAGCATCATCTCGCGGATCCTGTTACGGGGGTTTCTATCACGTTTTACCGATGAGGCTGTTCTTGACATATCATCAAGAAGCATGACCGCCAGACCGGGATATCCCACTGATGGTGTCGCTGAAGCGATGGCGACTTCCATTGCCGCCTCTTTTTTCGTCATGCCGAGTTCCTTCATCAGAAACTCTACGCTCGAATCAACAGTGCTTCTTCCAGAGTGGAGTCTCAGGGTGATCAGCATCCTGGCGAGTTCGAGATTTTTTTCTTCGAGGTACAACTTGCGTATGCTGAGTTTGTGGTCGGGATCGAGTGTCGTGATATCCTTGTAGTTCAACGCTTTCCACGCAAGCAGGTAAAGCCTTGAAACAAAAATCCTCTTAATGGGAGAATCCTCGCGGCAGAGCTTGTATTTTGCCCTGTAAAGCGGTTCCATGGTACTGATAAGCCTGTAGAGGATCCCCGGATAATCGAGATCCTCGAGGCGCCGGTCGATGAGCAGCAGCACATTTTTACTCCTGCCGCTTTCAAGTCCGCATACTGTCCAGGTCATATTGTCAGGCACATATTCGGGGACGACGAGGTATGGATCGACAGGCAGGTCTTCAGGCAGGGCGGGAAGGTCTGTCCAGACGATCTCCGGATCTCCCGATAAGGAACGGCCGAATATATTCTGCCCGGCGATCTGTTCCAGGATTTTCAGGCGGATCGTCTCTATTTCCTCATGGGGGTCCTTTCCCTCCGAAGGTTCCGGATCCGGCGGACCTTGCATCTCGGGTGCGCCGAGGGGCGAGTCCTTCTTATCGATCGCGTGGAGAGGGTTTTTTTCTATCGACGCGAGCTGTGACCGCTGTTTCCTGATACTTTTTTCAGCTTCGGTGATAAACTGGTCTATATCGATGTCGAGGTGTTCCGAATACTTGAGAAGGTCTGAAAGATCCTCGATCCCCATTATATGTCTTCCATGAGCATCGGGGAGGACAGTATCCCTGAGATGATCCCTGAACTCCGAGACCGATCGGCCGACAGAACTGATCGATCCGGGCAGACTGCCATATCTTCTCTCGATGTGTTGCTGAAGTCCCTCGAACCCTTCAAGAGTGACAGATAGCCTTTCTATGGCTCTTGCCACGTGCAGCTCGGCTGGATTGCGCAGATTCGATCTGGCATTGTCGAGCAACAGTGGAATCTGGTCTATTCTTTTGAGGTAAGCGGCATATTCTTCTTCAGGAGGAGCAGCTCCACGGGAGGGAATCCCGAAAAGGGCTTCATCGATCATCCAGCAATACAGGAGTGGATTATGTTCATGATTCCGGAGTTTCTTCAACGCGAACGCTTCCCCTCTAAGCCAGAAGAGAATAATGGACGATTCCTCCATCTCAGATTCGCCAAGCCCGGAGGCGCTCAAGCCACTGAAAAGCTCCAGGAGGGATTCTATCCGTCCGGTCTGATGTGAGAGTTCCTCTTTCGAAAATGTAAAGAGAAGAGAATCCGCCGAAGTCATCCCCAGGCGGGAACATCTCAGCGGGTGCAGCTGCAGGTACAGAGAGACGGCTTCTTTTTTTATCGACTCGAATCTGTCTTTCATCGCCTTGACCTGCGCATCATCTCCGCAGCCGAGGGAAAGGTTCGGCAGCAGTAAAGCGATAAAAAGGACAGGGAACCAGCGCTCACGCGATCTTCCGGAATCAATATATCTGTCAGACATCTCTTTCTCCTGTCCATTGATTGTATATTAAGGTATATAACTGCTTGCCGCCTTTAAGTAAATATCTTTCCTTCCATAAACCGGGCAAATAAAATATACTGTACCCGCTACGCTGATCGGAATGGAGGCTGGATTGAAACGGTCTGAAGAAAAGATTAAACATCCCGTGATAAGCCAGAAGCTTGCGATATCGGTCATCTCGGTTCTTTTCGGCACTACGGCGGCAGGCTGGCTTCTTACCGAGCTTTTTCCCAATGATTTCAATCTGCGTCTTGCTGAATATACCGCCAGGTGGGGAGAGTTCCCGGTCAGGATCTGCACCTGGCTGAAGGTCTATGATCCCTTTCATTCTTTCTGGTATACCGGTGTCCTCATACTCTTTCTCCTGGTCCTCCTTCTTTGCCTCGCGACGAGATGGAGAAGCTTTATTCTAAGATCTTTCAGACCCGGCGTCGTGGGGATGAGAAGAGATATCCCTGACGGGTCACGTGGAACTAGCATCCTTTATATCGATCCATTAGGTTCGGGGGAAAGACGCAAAGACCCGCTGGTCCACTTTGCCAGAAAGCATGGAATCGATATCGATGAGGGAGATGAGTTGAAAGACCCGATATACCGGTCGCTCTCCTCGATCATGAAAAAAAACGGTTTTTTCACCACCAGGTCGGACGGCGATGGGGCGATATTTTTCTCCGCTGTCAGGGGAAGATGGAAATATCTCGGTAATTTTATATTTCACGTGGCCCTGGTGGTCATTACGGCGGGCATGATGACCGGTAGCATAACCGGCGTGTCAGAGATGGTATATGGAAGAAAAGGGGATATTATCCCGTTATACAAAAGCGGGTTTTCAATACGCGTCGAAGATTTCAGGATCCTGCTCTCTACTGGAGGACAGGTGGGAGACTATATTTCGACTATTTCAATAATTGACAGTGAGGAAAATGTAGTAAGGACAGCCGAAGTCGAAGTCAATAAGCCTTTTTCCTTCGAGGGAGTCCGCCTTTATCAAAGCTCCTATTATACAGGCGACGAGGAGTTTTCAAGGGCGGCGGTCAGATTCGTCCACCTTGATTCATCGAGCGAGAGGCTGATCCTCACTCCGGGAAAAAGCGCTGTATCTGCCGATTCTGTTTTTTCGATCGAGGCTGAGAGATTTTATCCTGATTTCAGAATGGGGGAAAAAGGTCCCTATTCGGCAACTTCGATGATGCGAAATCCCGCCCTGGAGATAATTCTTCACGCCGATGGAAAGTCCGTGAAAGGTTATCTGTTCGCTCTTCAT
Encoded proteins:
- a CDS encoding DUF4097 family beta strand repeat protein → MMRNTLGSLMIVIITALASCGAQGREIERDYHKTYDVSPGYGLRLKNGDGNVFIKRWDKDVLDIKVEYLAEYKSIGAGERDFKVNFRTKNDIIEVTEVETSTPVIGFHIFNIKEYSYTIFAPDYLTLEINGDDGEIYIDDWRANIEISLDDGAAVLRGIECDQTIISIEDGELNIGDHKGNLEIDYDDGRIEIFRCSIPECIIRGEDGPLSIRDTKGDFDIELDDGDADIYRLLTENLHYQGGDGDLEMEILRIDDIDIDIRTDDGDIDLDLEEGISAKFSIDVDDARIRIDLPSGTIIEKDENWVSGKLRDGKGRIRIRTSDGNVNLREIR
- a CDS encoding DUF885 family protein; translated protein: MSDRYIDSGRSRERWFPVLFIALLLPNLSLGCGDDAQVKAMKDRFESIKKEAVSLYLQLHPLRCSRLGMTSADSLLFTFSKEELSHQTGRIESLLELFSGLSASGLGESEMEESSIILFWLRGEAFALKKLRNHEHNPLLYCWMIDEALFGIPSRGAAPPEEEYAAYLKRIDQIPLLLDNARSNLRNPAELHVARAIERLSVTLEGFEGLQQHIERRYGSLPGSISSVGRSVSEFRDHLRDTVLPDAHGRHIMGIEDLSDLLKYSEHLDIDIDQFITEAEKSIRKQRSQLASIEKNPLHAIDKKDSPLGAPEMQGPPDPEPSEGKDPHEEIETIRLKILEQIAGQNIFGRSLSGDPEIVWTDLPALPEDLPVDPYLVVPEYVPDNMTWTVCGLESGRSKNVLLLIDRRLEDLDYPGILYRLISTMEPLYRAKYKLCREDSPIKRIFVSRLYLLAWKALNYKDITTLDPDHKLSIRKLYLEEKNLELARMLITLRLHSGRSTVDSSVEFLMKELGMTKKEAAMEVAIASATPSVGYPGLAVMLLDDMSRTASSVKRDRNPRNRIREMMLENIGLPLPMITGKITE
- a CDS encoding cytochrome c biogenesis protein ResB, encoding MKRSEEKIKHPVISQKLAISVISVLFGTTAAGWLLTELFPNDFNLRLAEYTARWGEFPVRICTWLKVYDPFHSFWYTGVLILFLLVLLLCLATRWRSFILRSFRPGVVGMRRDIPDGSRGTSILYIDPLGSGERRKDPLVHFARKHGIDIDEGDELKDPIYRSLSSIMKKNGFFTTRSDGDGAIFFSAVRGRWKYLGNFIFHVALVVITAGMMTGSITGVSEMVYGRKGDIIPLYKSGFSIRVEDFRILLSTGGQVGDYISTISIIDSEENVVRTAEVEVNKPFSFEGVRLYQSSYYTGDEEFSRAAVRFVHLDSSSERLILTPGKSAVSADSVFSIEAERFYPDFRMGEKGPYSATSMMRNPALEIILHADGKSVKGYLFALHPRFNAKFDRFLSIGLEDIEPVYYTGLEMTSNPGSPVLWAGMILASIGLIMLYIFDHRIINGCIGKDRIVIYAAAGNWNVGGHGKFEAIEGQIRDMLSRTVSIDL